The DNA region CCTCTGAATCCGTGTCTGAATATCTATTTCGCAATAAAAATATCTTACCGATCACGGATACAGGTAAAGCCATATTAAAACGCGCCATTCGCACCAATCTCGAAGAAGGGATTGATGTACTGGAAGAGGAAGTACTGTTTGGCCAACCCGCTCTGGATTTGTACTTACAAGATCCAAAAGATGTGTACTACATCAAATCCCCTAAATCTTTCCTTGGTGCTCGTGGATTAAAAGATGTGCAACTGGCCTTTTTTGAAGATTTGGTCTGCGCCATGATGGAAAACGTAAAATCCCAAGCAGAAGCCACGTTACAGCAAGATCTCCACGATACGGTTATTGGTCGTCCGGTGAATTTCTTAGGCCGTGGTGGCGAGGAATCCAATCAACAGGCGCAAGATATTTTACTTCGCGCCGCAACGCGAGCAGGCTTTAAAAATGTAGAGTTTCAATTTGAGCCAGTGGCCGCAGGACTCGATTACGAAAGCAGCCTGACACAAAATCTCAACGTATTAGTGGTCGATATTGGTGGGGGAACCACCGACTGTTCCATGATCCAAATGGGGCCGTCTTGGGTAGGGAAAAGGGATAGAACACAGACGTTACTCGGGCACACAGGTCAGATGGTTGGCGGAAATGATCTGGATATACATATTGCTTTTAAACATTTTATGACCGAATTTGGCAAAGGTAGCCGTAAACACTCTGGCCTTGAAATACCCATTAGCCAGTTTTGGCACTCTATTTTGATCAACAATGTACAAGCTCAACGTGAATTTTACAGTAAAGAAAATCTCGCCTTCTTAAAGCAGTTGCGCAGAGAGGCACAGCAACCAAGCAAACTCGCTCGCATGCTTGAGGTTCATCAAGGGGCACTAGGATATGGCATTGTCTCACAAGCAGAAAATGCCAAAATCGCCCTCTCAGACAGCCCCTCTTTTGAGGCGACCATTAATTTACTCAGTGAAGTCATTACCATCCCTATGCGCCAAAAAGAGATGGAACAAGCCATTAGCGTGCCCAAGGAAAAAATCTGCAAATTAGTGCTAGAGGCAGTGCGCCAATCTCAAATTACTCCAGATGTGGTTTTTATGACCGGTGGCTCAGCGCGCTCTCGAGTATTGCGAGAGGCGGTAGAAAACCTATTACCTAAGGTGCCCATCGTCAGCGGTAACTACTTTGGCTCTGTCACCTCTGGCTTAGCTCGTTGGGCGCAGGTCTGCTTTAAATAACTTGCTATGCCTCTGATTACATACTCTCGATCACATAGTATGCATTCTAATGTGTAGCTAAGCACCCAAGTTAGTTAAAATTTTCAAATACTGGGCTTTAAGTAGTGTGCATCTTTGTGACTGAGCTTTCGATATGCACTCTTTTTGATAACTAAGACGTTTAAAGCTAAGATTAATGATAAAGGTTCCGCTGTTACTGTTGTAAGGATCGCCATGAACATGAAGCCCATTCAATTTGTTATTCTCGGTGTCATTGTAGGCTTTTTTATGAACGGCCTATACGATGCCTCACAAGATGCTCAACAAACCGATCAAGTGGCACGTCAAGAACAAATAACGTTTGCCAATTGCGCCATTGAAGCCAAAGACTCGTAAATGGCGTAATTTTACGGCAATAACGTCCGTCGTCGACCTAGCCACACAATGCATAACCAAAACCAACCTATAGCCCCAGCTGACTGCGTTGCAAAATCGTCAGAGTCCTCTTCGGGCGTATAATTTTCTCGGTCAAACTCCGTTACAATAATTTTTGGTGTTACTCGCCCATCCAATACAGCGGCAATCCATTGTCGATACTCCGCCACTTCGATATACGCTGAGGAGTAGTCGGCATCCGGATCACCACACTGTGAAGGGCCAAAACTCGTAATGCCCACCTGAATGTACTGGCTACCATCATACCAATACAATGGCCCCCCAGAATCTCCACCACATGTAGAATCTAATAACCCGCTAACACTGTTAAAGGCACCTTGTAAGCACAGCTGGTTACTGCTGATATTTGCTGATGCACATTGCATGTTAGAAAGTAGAGTCTGTGTAACACCTTGCAGTGCTTGCGTATCATCGCTACTAGAGCGCGTATAACCATGGCCGATCACTGTCATGGGGGTACCCACAATATCGTATCTGGCTTTATCGCTTAATGTGGCTAACTGAGCATAATCTGCCGAACTCACCGCCATTGGCTGTTCTAATTTAATGATGGCAATGTCATCAGGCCAACTTGCAGACGCACTATCAACAAATGTATCTGGGTAATAGAACTCACTGCCACGAATTAAT from Vibrio rarus includes:
- the yegD gene encoding molecular chaperone, with translation MAIGFDYGTANCSVAHIRDNQAIQIPLANGEKYISSTLCAPTSESVSEYLFRNKNILPITDTGKAILKRAIRTNLEEGIDVLEEEVLFGQPALDLYLQDPKDVYYIKSPKSFLGARGLKDVQLAFFEDLVCAMMENVKSQAEATLQQDLHDTVIGRPVNFLGRGGEESNQQAQDILLRAATRAGFKNVEFQFEPVAAGLDYESSLTQNLNVLVVDIGGGTTDCSMIQMGPSWVGKRDRTQTLLGHTGQMVGGNDLDIHIAFKHFMTEFGKGSRKHSGLEIPISQFWHSILINNVQAQREFYSKENLAFLKQLRREAQQPSKLARMLEVHQGALGYGIVSQAENAKIALSDSPSFEATINLLSEVITIPMRQKEMEQAISVPKEKICKLVLEAVRQSQITPDVVFMTGGSARSRVLREAVENLLPKVPIVSGNYFGSVTSGLARWAQVCFK
- a CDS encoding S1 family peptidase, whose product is MNVRMALQIAICMTVVLTPVKASTAEGDASTYIVNGSEVSVQTFPSFVSLFFDQFDSSGLYQNYCGGTILDPYHVLTAAHCVEGDSYYYTYTSIAPQLQHEQQIFSPFRGLEQVELIRGSEFYYPDTFVDSASASWPDDIAIIKLEQPMAVSSADYAQLATLSDKARYDIVGTPMTVIGHGYTRSSSDDTQALQGVTQTLLSNMQCASANISSNQLCLQGAFNSVSGLLDSTCGGDSGGPLYWYDGSQYIQVGITSFGPSQCGDPDADYSSAYIEVAEYRQWIAAVLDGRVTPKIIVTEFDRENYTPEEDSDDFATQSAGAIGWFWLCIVWLGRRRTLLP